The proteins below come from a single Chryseobacterium bernardetii genomic window:
- a CDS encoding cupin domain-containing protein — protein MSTEKKEIFERVEQTLQSQGFTIAAKDETRPWGGFFVIDEAQAQDFANQYFDGIDVENLRIGGKLSPKILIVAPEARLSWQYHHRRAEIWQVVEGTVGIKRSTTDEEGEVAEYHPKDQVKLQQGERHRLIGLSGWGIVAEIWQHTDASNPSDEDDIVRVQDDFGR, from the coding sequence ATGAGCACGGAAAAAAAAGAAATATTCGAGAGAGTAGAACAGACACTACAAAGCCAGGGATTTACCATTGCTGCAAAAGATGAAACCAGACCTTGGGGTGGTTTCTTTGTGATTGATGAAGCACAGGCACAGGACTTTGCCAACCAGTACTTTGACGGGATTGATGTGGAAAACCTTAGAATAGGAGGAAAACTAAGCCCTAAAATTCTTATTGTAGCTCCTGAAGCAAGACTAAGCTGGCAGTATCACCACAGAAGAGCAGAGATCTGGCAGGTAGTGGAAGGAACGGTAGGAATCAAAAGAAGCACTACAGATGAAGAAGGAGAAGTGGCAGAATACCACCCAAAAGATCAGGTAAAACTTCAGCAGGGAGAAAGACACAGATTAATAGGGCTGTCAGGCTGGGGGATTGTAGCTGAAATATGGCAGCATACCGATGCTTCCAATCCTTCAGACGAAGATGATATCGTAAGAGTTCAGGATGATTTCGGAAGATAA
- a CDS encoding GH92 family glycosyl hydrolase codes for MKSIFSTCFLLLQALVFGQNASPVDYVNPLMGTQSKPSLSNGNTYPAVGLPWGMNLWTAQTGKMGDGWAYTYDADKIKGFKQTHQPSPWMNDYGAFSIMPGVGKLKFKEDDRASWFSHKAEVTTPYFYSVYLADINVTTEFTPTERASFFKFDFPKTDSAYVVIDALNKGSYIKILPKERKILGYTTRYSTGKYENFKNYFVVQFDKDFELTRTWKDDKLINDKLEITSDHTGAIVGFKLKNKETVYAKIASSFISFEQAEINLKREIGNRNFDQVKTDAKNIWNKTLGKIEVKGGTDQQMRTFYSSLYRTLFFPQKLYEIDAQNKIKHWSPYNGKITDGRMFAGTGFWDTFRALYPFLNLVYPSINVEMQEGLANAYKEGGFLPEWSSPGYSDIMIGNNSASVVADAYIKGLRGYDVETLWQAVKHGADNEGPMKAVGRAGVKYYNELGYVPYDVKINENAARTLEYAYDDFSIYQLGKALGKPASEIDIYKKRAYNYKNLFDKETGLMRGKNKDGNFQKPFNPFKWGDAFTEGNSWHYTWSVFQDIDGLAELMGGKNKFEAKLDEVFSLPPVFDDSYYGGVIHEIREMQIMNMGQYAHGNQPIQHMIYLYNYAGAPYKTQYWARQVMNKLYHATPDGYCGDEDNGQTSAWYIFSALGFYPVTPATDQYVLGAPLFKEATIHLENGKKIEVKAAENSAENLYVQSLNVNGQPYSQNWLSHKNLMDGAVLDFKMGSKPNTDRGSQEKDFPYSMSKEKSDK; via the coding sequence ATGAAGTCTATTTTTTCTACCTGCTTTCTTTTATTACAAGCCCTGGTTTTTGGTCAGAATGCATCTCCCGTAGACTATGTAAATCCTTTGATGGGAACCCAATCCAAGCCTTCATTATCCAACGGAAATACCTATCCGGCAGTAGGGCTTCCATGGGGAATGAATCTCTGGACGGCACAAACCGGAAAAATGGGGGACGGATGGGCCTATACTTACGATGCAGATAAAATAAAAGGATTCAAACAGACCCATCAGCCTTCTCCCTGGATGAATGATTACGGAGCATTTTCCATTATGCCGGGAGTAGGGAAGTTAAAATTTAAAGAAGACGACAGAGCGAGCTGGTTCAGCCATAAAGCTGAGGTTACCACTCCCTATTTCTACAGCGTTTATTTAGCAGATATCAATGTAACCACAGAATTTACCCCGACAGAAAGAGCTTCTTTTTTCAAATTTGATTTTCCGAAAACAGATAGCGCTTACGTGGTAATTGATGCTCTGAATAAAGGATCATACATCAAAATTTTACCGAAAGAAAGAAAAATCCTGGGTTATACCACCAGATATTCTACCGGGAAATATGAGAACTTTAAAAACTATTTTGTAGTTCAGTTTGATAAAGACTTTGAGCTTACAAGAACCTGGAAAGATGATAAACTGATTAATGATAAGCTGGAAATTACCAGCGATCATACAGGCGCCATAGTAGGCTTTAAACTGAAAAATAAAGAAACGGTCTATGCAAAAATAGCCTCTTCATTCATCAGTTTTGAGCAGGCTGAGATCAATCTTAAAAGAGAAATCGGGAACAGAAATTTTGATCAGGTAAAAACCGATGCTAAAAATATCTGGAATAAAACCTTAGGAAAAATAGAAGTAAAAGGCGGAACAGATCAGCAGATGAGAACCTTTTATTCCTCACTGTACAGGACCTTGTTTTTCCCACAGAAATTATATGAGATTGATGCTCAGAATAAAATAAAACACTGGAGTCCGTACAACGGGAAGATCACAGATGGAAGGATGTTTGCCGGAACAGGTTTCTGGGATACTTTCCGGGCTTTATATCCTTTCCTGAATTTAGTATATCCAAGTATCAATGTGGAAATGCAGGAAGGATTGGCCAATGCTTACAAAGAAGGCGGATTCTTACCGGAATGGAGCAGTCCTGGATATTCTGATATTATGATCGGGAATAATTCCGCTTCCGTAGTGGCAGATGCTTATATCAAAGGCCTTCGCGGATATGATGTAGAAACCCTTTGGCAGGCTGTAAAACATGGTGCCGATAATGAAGGTCCTATGAAAGCTGTAGGCCGTGCAGGAGTAAAATATTATAATGAATTAGGCTATGTTCCTTATGATGTGAAAATTAATGAAAATGCAGCCAGAACTTTAGAATACGCTTATGATGATTTTTCAATCTATCAATTAGGAAAAGCATTAGGAAAACCTGCTTCAGAAATTGATATTTACAAAAAAAGAGCGTATAATTACAAAAATCTGTTTGATAAGGAAACAGGCTTAATGCGAGGTAAAAATAAAGACGGTAATTTTCAGAAGCCTTTCAATCCTTTCAAATGGGGGGATGCCTTTACAGAAGGGAACAGCTGGCATTACACCTGGTCAGTTTTTCAGGATATTGATGGTTTAGCTGAACTGATGGGGGGTAAAAATAAATTTGAAGCCAAACTGGATGAAGTGTTTTCATTGCCTCCGGTTTTTGATGACAGTTATTACGGTGGAGTAATCCATGAGATCAGAGAAATGCAGATTATGAATATGGGGCAGTATGCTCACGGGAACCAGCCTATACAACATATGATCTATCTGTACAATTATGCCGGAGCGCCTTATAAAACCCAATATTGGGCAAGACAGGTGATGAATAAGCTATATCATGCTACTCCGGACGGCTATTGCGGAGATGAAGATAACGGGCAGACTTCTGCATGGTATATTTTTTCAGCATTAGGATTTTATCCGGTTACACCGGCAACAGATCAGTATGTGTTGGGAGCACCATTGTTTAAAGAAGCAACTATTCACCTGGAAAACGGCAAGAAAATTGAAGTAAAGGCAGCGGAAAACAGTGCTGAAAATTTATATGTACAGTCATTGAATGTAAACGGACAGCCTTACTCCCAAAACTGGTTGAGCCATAAAAATTTAATGGATGGAGCCGTTCTGGATTTTAAAATGGGCAGTAAGCCAAATACAGACAGAGGATCACAGGAAAAAGATTTTCCCTATTCAATGTCAAAAGAAAAGTCAGATAAATAA